Proteins co-encoded in one Haladaptatus sp. ZSTT2 genomic window:
- a CDS encoding ribosome biogenesis/translation initiation ATPase RLI, producing MADDSIAVVDLDRCSPDRCNYECANYCPPNRTGKECITQRGEDTLQGKPDQIRISEEICLGETCGICVSKCPFDAIEIINLPQELNQEPTHRYGENAFSLYGLPVPEEGRVTGILGPNGIGKSTAVKILSGELEPNLGQFGNAPGWDAVIDEYRGTELQDFLEDLREGDLTVARKPQYVDQIPKTFDGNTRELLERTDERGVLDELVDRLSIRPVMDQDIDSISGGELQRVALAATLARDADFYFLDEITPYLDIGQRMTAARLIRELAEEENRSMLVVEHDLAILDMLADTLHIAYGEPGAFGVITSNKSVRNGINEYLQGYLNNENMRIRPNAIKFEEHAPRETAKGDLLVSYPDLKKSYGDGEFSLEVEGGNIYKSEVLGIVGPNGIGKSTLAQLLTGDLQPDEGELDWRMDISYKPQYIEIDQPMRVDVFLSSITDDFGSSYWQTEIAGPLQLDRIMEQNLTDLSGGERQRVAIAACLSEDADLYLLDEPSAHLDVEQRVRATTAIRRYAENHDATVMVIDHDIYMIDLLADRLMVFDGEPAMHGHAAPPLEMREGMNEFLSNLNITFRRDERMGRPRINKLDSQLDREQKKAGEYYYAP from the coding sequence ATGGCGGATGACAGCATCGCGGTCGTGGACTTAGACCGGTGTTCACCCGACCGCTGTAACTACGAGTGTGCAAACTACTGCCCGCCAAATCGAACGGGCAAAGAATGCATCACCCAACGCGGCGAGGACACGCTGCAGGGCAAACCGGACCAGATTCGTATCTCAGAGGAGATCTGTCTCGGTGAGACCTGCGGTATCTGCGTCTCGAAGTGTCCGTTTGACGCAATCGAGATTATCAACCTCCCCCAAGAGCTCAACCAGGAACCGACCCACCGCTACGGCGAGAACGCCTTCTCGCTCTACGGCCTGCCGGTTCCAGAAGAGGGCCGCGTCACCGGGATTCTCGGACCGAACGGGATTGGTAAATCGACCGCCGTCAAGATTCTCTCCGGCGAACTCGAACCGAACCTCGGCCAGTTCGGCAATGCGCCCGGCTGGGACGCCGTCATCGACGAGTATCGCGGCACCGAACTACAGGATTTCTTAGAAGACCTGCGCGAAGGCGACCTCACGGTTGCCCGCAAACCGCAGTACGTAGACCAGATTCCAAAGACGTTCGACGGGAACACGCGCGAACTGCTCGAACGTACCGACGAACGAGGCGTTCTCGATGAACTCGTAGACCGCCTGTCGATTCGCCCGGTGATGGATCAGGACATCGACTCCATCTCCGGCGGCGAACTCCAGCGCGTCGCGCTTGCGGCGACGCTCGCCCGCGACGCCGACTTCTACTTCTTAGACGAGATTACGCCGTATCTGGACATCGGCCAGCGCATGACCGCCGCGCGCCTCATCCGCGAACTCGCCGAGGAAGAGAACCGCTCGATGCTCGTGGTCGAACACGACCTTGCAATTCTCGACATGCTCGCAGACACCCTCCACATCGCCTACGGTGAACCCGGGGCGTTCGGTGTCATCACGAGCAACAAATCCGTGCGAAACGGCATCAACGAGTACCTGCAGGGGTATCTCAACAACGAGAACATGCGGATTCGCCCGAACGCCATCAAGTTCGAAGAACACGCGCCACGGGAAACGGCGAAAGGCGACCTGCTCGTCTCGTACCCCGACCTGAAGAAATCCTACGGCGACGGCGAGTTCAGCTTAGAAGTCGAAGGCGGGAACATCTACAAGAGCGAAGTGCTCGGCATCGTCGGGCCAAACGGGATTGGGAAATCCACGCTCGCACAGCTGCTCACCGGCGACCTCCAGCCAGACGAGGGCGAACTCGACTGGCGGATGGACATCTCGTACAAACCGCAGTACATCGAAATCGACCAGCCGATGCGCGTCGACGTGTTCCTCTCCTCTATCACCGACGACTTCGGCTCGTCGTACTGGCAGACGGAGATTGCGGGACCGCTCCAACTCGACCGCATCATGGAGCAGAACCTTACGGACCTCTCGGGCGGGGAACGCCAGCGCGTCGCCATCGCCGCGTGCCTCTCTGAGGACGCAGACCTCTACCTGCTCGACGAACCGTCTGCCCACCTCGACGTCGAACAGCGAGTTCGCGCGACGACGGCGATTCGCCGGTATGCAGAAAATCACGACGCGACGGTCATGGTCATCGACCACGACATCTACATGATCGACCTGCTCGCAGACCGCCTCATGGTGTTCGACGGCGAACCGGCGATGCACGGCCACGCCGCGCCGCCACTCGAAATGCGCGAGGGGATGAACGAGTTCCTCTCGAATCTCAATATCACGTTCCGGCGCGACGAGCGCATGGGCCGTCCGCGCATCAACAAACTCGACAGCCAACTCGACCGCGAACAGAAGAAAGCGGGCGAGTACTACTACGCGCCCTGA
- a CDS encoding EMC6-like membrane protein has translation MATETLDRRKAHMRGVTVTSVSALAGVAGAIISAMVATGPQDTTAVFALVGAILVQLPLLRLLGIDVQDFSTKDYLYVGFMTFSLWFVSWTLLLQGHVF, from the coding sequence ATGGCAACCGAAACGCTCGACCGCCGTAAAGCCCATATGCGTGGGGTTACGGTCACGTCGGTCTCGGCACTCGCGGGGGTGGCCGGTGCAATCATTTCCGCGATGGTCGCGACCGGACCACAGGACACGACGGCAGTGTTCGCCCTCGTTGGTGCAATCTTGGTGCAGCTGCCGCTGTTGCGCCTGCTCGGCATCGACGTACAGGACTTCTCGACGAAGGACTACCTGTACGTGGGCTTCATGACCTTCTCGCTGTGGTTCGTTTCTTGGACGCTCCTGTTGCAAGGCCACGTCTTCTAA
- a CDS encoding MarR family transcriptional regulator: MAETTGEGLSDLPPSAKLVFKVLEYNGPLTQKGIVQESMLSARTVRYALERLEEIGAVSEDVYFADARQNLYEIPSELIAADGGADPAVCDD; the protein is encoded by the coding sequence ATGGCTGAAACTACTGGGGAGGGGCTCTCTGACCTTCCACCGAGCGCGAAGCTGGTGTTTAAAGTGCTCGAATACAACGGGCCGCTGACGCAGAAAGGTATTGTCCAAGAGTCGATGCTCTCTGCGCGCACCGTCCGATACGCCCTCGAACGGCTCGAAGAAATCGGCGCAGTGAGCGAAGATGTGTATTTCGCAGACGCACGACAGAATCTCTACGAAATTCCGTCAGAACTTATCGCGGCAGATGGCGGTGCGGACCCGGCTGTCTGCGACGACTAA
- a CDS encoding ester cyclase, giving the protein MATIAGLEKNKQIARRFPEEIATEGNIALIDEYCAADIIDHSPFGDVEGRDAVKKQIEELRTAWADFSATVEEVIAEGDMVAMRVTLRGTHEGAFMGLEPTGKRFEVQNMVFTRIKDGKIAERWVQPDTLGMMQQLGVVDLPTE; this is encoded by the coding sequence ATGGCAACAATAGCTGGACTTGAGAAGAACAAACAGATTGCGCGGCGCTTCCCCGAAGAGATCGCCACGGAAGGAAACATAGCACTAATCGACGAGTACTGTGCAGCCGACATTATCGATCACAGCCCATTCGGAGACGTAGAAGGGCGCGACGCGGTAAAGAAACAAATCGAAGAATTGCGCACTGCATGGGCTGATTTCTCGGCGACGGTTGAGGAAGTCATCGCCGAAGGAGACATGGTGGCGATGCGCGTGACGCTCCGTGGAACCCACGAAGGGGCGTTCATGGGGCTCGAGCCGACGGGCAAGCGGTTCGAGGTTCAGAACATGGTGTTTACCCGTATCAAAGACGGGAAAATTGCAGAACGGTGGGTGCAGCCGGATACACTCGGCATGATGCAGCAACTCGGTGTGGTCGACCTTCCGACCGAATGA
- a CDS encoding PINc/VapC family ATPase, with translation MNVVPDTSVVIDHRVSERVESGEFAGATVYVPEAVVAELESRANDGHESGWAGLSELQKLAELADAGEVTMKYVGRRPSTGERSRAKQGEIDALIRDLAAEYDATFVTSDVVQSKVAKAKGLEVIYLEPTIRQVGTLEIEEYFDDQTMSVHLKVGVRPMAKRGSVGEMSFEKIRDEVLTQGELRDMAAEIEHGAEDDEEGFVELSEPGMTIVQFRDYRIAIASPPFSDALEITAVRPIVKTTMDDYDAADTIKERLLEHQRGVLIAGAPGAGKSTFGQAVAEFLNDTGFAVKTMEKPRDLQVGPEITQYTELAGSMEKTADSLLMVRPDYTIYDEVRKTSDFSVFADMRLAGVGMIGVVHATRAIDALQRLIGRVELGLIPQVADTVIYIEAGQVAKVYDVTTEVKVPEGLMEEDLARPVIMIRDYETGQPEYEIYTFNRQVVTVPVGAGGSRDKGVNKLAKKEIEREIRSIARGHVDVEIKSQSSAVVYVEDRDISYVIGKGGGRIQDVEDRLGMSIDVRTLDERPEERNESGQGAQASTPKETSDVVTPEISSRHVVIPIGKDRAGETIEVQADGEYLFTATVSRGGDIQVSRGSAIAEELERAIDHGQQISVISS, from the coding sequence ATGAATGTCGTACCGGATACGAGTGTGGTCATCGACCACCGCGTGTCCGAACGAGTCGAAAGCGGCGAGTTCGCTGGCGCGACCGTCTACGTCCCGGAAGCTGTCGTTGCAGAACTTGAGTCGCGGGCCAACGACGGCCACGAGAGTGGCTGGGCAGGCCTCAGCGAACTCCAAAAACTTGCAGAGTTAGCCGACGCCGGTGAGGTGACCATGAAGTACGTCGGACGACGACCGAGTACCGGCGAGCGAAGCCGTGCCAAACAGGGTGAAATCGACGCGCTGATTCGTGACCTCGCGGCCGAGTACGACGCCACGTTCGTCACGAGCGACGTCGTCCAGAGCAAGGTTGCGAAGGCGAAAGGCCTCGAAGTCATCTACTTAGAGCCGACCATCCGGCAGGTCGGCACCCTCGAAATCGAGGAGTACTTCGACGACCAAACGATGTCCGTCCACCTAAAGGTGGGCGTCCGTCCGATGGCAAAACGCGGCTCTGTCGGCGAGATGTCCTTCGAGAAAATCCGCGACGAAGTGCTCACGCAAGGCGAACTCCGTGACATGGCGGCGGAAATCGAACACGGCGCAGAGGACGACGAAGAAGGCTTCGTTGAACTCTCAGAGCCGGGCATGACCATCGTCCAATTCCGCGACTATCGGATTGCGATTGCGTCCCCGCCGTTTTCCGACGCACTCGAAATTACGGCGGTCCGGCCAATCGTCAAGACGACGATGGACGACTACGACGCCGCAGACACCATCAAAGAGCGCCTGCTCGAACACCAGCGCGGCGTGCTCATCGCCGGGGCTCCCGGGGCGGGGAAGTCCACCTTCGGCCAAGCCGTCGCCGAGTTCTTAAACGACACCGGCTTCGCCGTCAAAACGATGGAGAAACCGCGCGACCTGCAGGTCGGCCCCGAAATCACGCAGTACACCGAACTCGCCGGGTCGATGGAGAAGACCGCGGACTCCTTGCTGATGGTGCGCCCCGACTACACCATCTACGACGAAGTGCGCAAAACGAGCGACTTCTCGGTGTTCGCGGACATGCGTCTCGCCGGGGTTGGGATGATTGGTGTGGTCCACGCGACCCGCGCCATCGACGCCCTCCAGCGCCTGATTGGCCGCGTCGAACTCGGCCTCATCCCGCAGGTGGCAGACACGGTCATCTACATTGAGGCCGGACAGGTGGCGAAAGTGTACGACGTGACGACGGAAGTCAAGGTGCCGGAAGGCCTCATGGAAGAAGACCTCGCCCGGCCCGTCATCATGATTCGAGACTACGAGACGGGCCAGCCCGAGTACGAAATCTACACCTTCAACCGGCAGGTCGTCACCGTGCCCGTCGGCGCGGGTGGCAGCCGCGACAAGGGCGTGAACAAACTCGCAAAGAAGGAAATCGAACGTGAGATTCGCTCCATTGCCCGCGGCCACGTTGACGTGGAAATCAAGAGCCAATCGAGTGCCGTCGTGTACGTCGAAGACCGCGACATCTCCTACGTCATCGGCAAAGGCGGCGGTCGCATCCAAGACGTCGAAGACCGCCTCGGCATGAGTATCGACGTGCGGACGCTCGACGAACGCCCAGAAGAACGCAACGAGTCTGGACAGGGAGCCCAGGCAAGCACCCCGAAAGAGACCAGCGACGTTGTCACGCCTGAGATCTCCTCGCGCCACGTCGTCATCCCCATCGGGAAGGACCGGGCCGGAGAGACCATCGAAGTCCAGGCAGACGGCGAGTACCTGTTCACTGCAACCGTCTCCCGAGGCGGCGACATCCAGGTGTCGCGCGGCAGCGCAATCGCAGAAGAGTTAGAGCGCGCCATCGACCACGGCCAACAGATTTCGGTCATCTCGTCGTAA
- a CDS encoding M20 family metallopeptidase produces MTVAALTRDLVSIPSHDDETAAGDFIENWLREETDAAVTRDETGNVIARKGSGDRSLALVGHHDVVAPDASQLNGDEYVVEERDGRLYGRGTADMKGAVAAAMYAFRDADPSCELVFASFVGEEVGGTGARAAIDGGFAPDFAIVGEGSTGYSAAGVTDVAVAHKGRRGSTITAAGKAAHASEVESGENAIYRACDAVNIVRDLDFPTATVLGHDMMGSVAVTEIEGGSGWNVIPASCSVTVDERTVPGGYAPLEQVEDVEGVSWAVDQDLPPMACDDADFAALVLRAAEDTQNVGPEQVTKPHATDAGWLAQAGTTCVICGAAEQGEAHTKDESVSIATLETCEAIYREVAESV; encoded by the coding sequence ATGACCGTCGCAGCCCTTACCCGCGACCTCGTCTCGATTCCGAGCCACGACGACGAAACCGCCGCCGGAGATTTCATCGAAAACTGGCTCCGCGAAGAAACAGACGCCGCCGTCACGCGAGACGAAACAGGCAACGTCATCGCTCGAAAAGGGTCGGGCGACCGCTCGCTCGCGCTCGTTGGCCACCACGACGTGGTCGCCCCCGACGCCTCCCAACTCAACGGCGACGAGTACGTTGTCGAAGAACGCGACGGCCGGCTCTACGGCCGAGGCACAGCAGACATGAAAGGAGCCGTCGCCGCCGCCATGTACGCCTTCCGCGACGCCGACCCGTCCTGTGAACTCGTGTTCGCCTCGTTCGTTGGCGAAGAAGTCGGCGGCACCGGCGCACGCGCCGCCATCGACGGCGGATTCGCCCCCGACTTCGCCATCGTCGGCGAAGGCTCAACCGGGTACTCTGCCGCGGGCGTCACGGACGTGGCGGTCGCCCACAAAGGCCGACGTGGGAGTACGATTACGGCGGCGGGAAAAGCCGCCCACGCGAGCGAAGTGGAGTCGGGTGAGAACGCAATCTACCGCGCCTGCGACGCCGTGAACATCGTGCGCGACCTCGATTTCCCGACCGCGACCGTGCTAGGCCACGACATGATGGGGAGCGTCGCCGTCACCGAAATCGAGGGCGGCAGCGGCTGGAACGTCATCCCTGCGTCCTGTTCGGTGACCGTAGACGAGCGCACGGTTCCCGGCGGCTACGCGCCGCTCGAACAGGTCGAGGACGTGGAAGGCGTCTCGTGGGCCGTAGACCAGGACTTACCGCCGATGGCGTGTGATGACGCCGACTTCGCCGCTCTGGTGCTCCGGGCGGCCGAGGACACACAGAACGTCGGCCCAGAGCAGGTTACGAAACCCCACGCCACCGACGCGGGGTGGCTCGCACAGGCCGGGACGACCTGCGTCATCTGTGGGGCGGCAGAACAGGGCGAGGCCCACACCAAAGACGAGAGCGTCTCCATCGCGACGCTCGAAACGTGTGAAGCAATCTACCGCGAGGTAGCCGAATCGGTCTGA
- a CDS encoding carboxypeptidase M32, translated as MAPDTPDAYDALLSKYRRISGLQDAGQLLSWDQQVMMPPGGTGARSRQLSALSATSHELLTADEIGDLLGSVEGNVSGEQASAVREIRRQYDRATRVPTELVEQISIATSEALPVWEEAKANDDFDAFAPTLEKMVELKREYAAHIDPDEDPYAVLFADYEPYLELDTADRVLSRLRDNLVPLIEAVGESDVEPPRPFAGTFDTSTQNELSRDALSLLGYDWNRGRLDSSSHPFSTGTQFDSRITTRFKEADPIDALTATIHEFGHATYTLGLPQDKYGSPLGESRDLTVHESQSRLWENHIGRSRAFWERFLPSFKDRFPQVGGASADDAYRAVNRVYDDNYIRVEADELTYHMHIVLRYEIEQALIHGDIEVSEVPQVWNDKMEEYLGIRPETDAEGCLQDIHWSHGSFGYFPTYSLGSVLSAQLFASVEDAIPDVYDKVREGSFDDLHSWLTTNVHAHGKRYTTPDLVEEATGEEYTADYFIDYATEKYSDLYDLD; from the coding sequence ATGGCACCGGACACACCCGATGCGTACGACGCCCTTCTCTCGAAGTACCGCCGAATCTCCGGCCTGCAGGACGCGGGCCAACTGCTCTCGTGGGACCAGCAGGTCATGATGCCGCCGGGCGGCACCGGTGCGCGGTCGCGCCAACTCTCGGCGCTCTCTGCGACCAGCCACGAACTGCTCACCGCAGACGAGATTGGCGACCTGCTCGGTTCGGTCGAGGGGAACGTCTCGGGCGAGCAAGCCTCCGCAGTCCGCGAGATTCGCCGCCAGTACGACCGGGCGACACGCGTCCCGACCGAGTTGGTCGAACAAATTTCGATTGCCACCTCAGAGGCGCTGCCCGTCTGGGAGGAGGCAAAGGCCAACGACGACTTCGACGCCTTCGCGCCGACGCTCGAAAAGATGGTGGAGCTAAAGCGCGAGTACGCAGCCCACATCGACCCGGACGAAGACCCGTATGCCGTCCTCTTTGCGGACTACGAACCGTACCTTGAACTCGACACCGCAGACCGCGTCCTCTCGCGGCTCCGTGACAACCTCGTCCCGCTCATCGAAGCCGTCGGGGAAAGCGACGTAGAGCCACCGCGTCCGTTCGCCGGAACGTTCGACACGAGCACCCAAAACGAACTCTCCCGGGACGCGCTCTCGTTGCTTGGGTACGACTGGAATCGTGGCCGCCTCGACTCCTCCAGTCATCCGTTCTCGACGGGGACGCAGTTCGACTCGCGCATCACGACGCGCTTCAAAGAAGCCGACCCAATCGACGCGCTCACCGCGACCATCCACGAGTTCGGCCACGCAACCTACACGCTTGGCCTGCCACAGGACAAGTACGGCTCCCCACTTGGGGAGTCCCGCGACCTCACCGTCCACGAGTCCCAATCGCGCCTCTGGGAGAACCACATCGGTCGCTCGCGGGCGTTCTGGGAGCGCTTCCTGCCGTCGTTCAAAGACCGCTTCCCGCAGGTTGGCGGCGCGAGCGCGGACGACGCCTACCGCGCCGTCAACCGGGTTTACGATGACAACTACATCCGCGTCGAGGCGGATGAACTCACCTACCACATGCACATCGTACTCCGATACGAAATCGAGCAAGCGCTCATCCACGGCGACATCGAGGTCTCAGAGGTGCCACAGGTCTGGAACGACAAAATGGAAGAGTACCTCGGCATCCGCCCCGAGACGGACGCGGAGGGCTGTCTGCAGGACATTCACTGGAGCCACGGTAGCTTCGGCTACTTCCCGACCTACTCACTGGGTTCGGTGCTCTCCGCCCAACTCTTTGCGAGCGTCGAAGACGCCATCCCGGACGTGTACGACAAGGTGCGCGAGGGCTCGTTCGACGACCTTCACTCGTGGCTCACCACGAACGTCCACGCCCACGGCAAGCGCTACACCACGCCCGACCTCGTGGAGGAAGCGACTGGCGAGGAGTACACGGCCGACTACTTCATCGACTACGCCACCGAAAAGTACAGCGACCTGTACGACCTCGACTGA
- a CDS encoding HVO_0416 family zinc finger protein, which yields MASAPNDTVFDEFLSQRGHETAVVGWQQNYNKLQCPECMGLHDTGATECSVCGWSPRTA from the coding sequence ATGGCCTCAGCACCGAACGACACTGTATTCGACGAGTTTCTCTCGCAACGTGGCCACGAAACTGCTGTTGTTGGATGGCAGCAGAACTATAACAAACTCCAGTGCCCAGAGTGTATGGGCCTCCACGATACAGGAGCAACGGAGTGCTCGGTATGCGGTTGGTCCCCGCGAACCGCGTAG
- a CDS encoding DUF7563 family protein gives MPECQNCGSFVTDAYVRVFSPTGISDPRVCPRCTDKIREGASVRDARSPRNP, from the coding sequence ATGCCCGAATGCCAGAACTGCGGCTCTTTCGTGACCGACGCCTACGTCCGCGTCTTTTCACCGACTGGAATCAGCGACCCTCGCGTCTGCCCGCGATGTACCGACAAAATCAGAGAGGGCGCGTCCGTTCGGGACGCCCGTTCGCCCCGAAATCCGTAG
- a CDS encoding ATP-dependent helicase: MTDAEPTVTRLFGGPGSGKTTALLDEVEDILAQEGVEINDVLVVSYTRAAAAEIRERLAERLDVTPRSLKGNVSTMHAKAYELLDLSRKDVVGEKEKKEFCEEYGLEFEDEYSSSRRRTARSTTIGNKIIATSQWLQRTRREVADWYDVPFQWNVEKVRLPPDIDPNAQEGNKYTPTWPSDDKRIDIPEAIRAWQSYKGKQNKVGFADMLERVHQRSLLPSVDYLVIDEFQDITTLQYAVYEEWKQHMKHVLIAGDDDQVVYAWQGADPKLLLEEEGEDVILPNSYRLPSKILNVVQHEIRHIEERQEKKLRPRKEGGIVEAMSSPSMLDLVRELRRTIEEEEGTIMVLFRARYQMFQFMDEFIDEGIPFRVLTDQRMWTDRLHQYVTAVEAIDAGENVDGLQARRLANMLADSAFGTNDRDALFEAIEDAKEEHDEDDLTNLEFEPDFIREFAPFVPAPVSAADMLRKVTSFQRRSLKAYFAGDYQHLDRENVRVGTIHSAKGREADHVFVATDLTEKVVEQMAALLEQEGRIPEGIEFTKRTSPIPIMTDNERRVFYVGMSRARERLVMMENLVDGAPTLPIDVLLHNRPVEKPLAELLEEATEPLSAD; encoded by the coding sequence ATGACTGACGCCGAACCCACGGTCACTCGTCTCTTTGGGGGGCCGGGGAGCGGGAAGACGACGGCACTTCTCGACGAAGTTGAGGACATCCTCGCACAGGAGGGTGTCGAAATCAACGACGTGCTCGTTGTCTCCTACACCCGCGCTGCAGCAGCAGAGATTCGAGAACGCCTCGCAGAGCGCCTCGATGTCACCCCGCGGTCGCTCAAGGGGAACGTCTCAACCATGCACGCAAAGGCCTACGAACTGCTCGACCTCTCGCGCAAGGACGTGGTAGGCGAGAAGGAAAAAAAGGAGTTCTGTGAGGAGTACGGCCTCGAATTCGAAGACGAATATTCGAGTTCACGCCGCCGCACCGCCCGCTCGACCACGATTGGGAACAAAATCATCGCCACGAGCCAGTGGCTCCAGCGCACCCGCCGCGAGGTGGCAGACTGGTACGACGTTCCCTTCCAGTGGAACGTAGAGAAAGTCCGCCTCCCACCGGACATCGACCCGAACGCCCAAGAGGGGAACAAGTACACCCCGACGTGGCCGTCTGACGACAAGCGCATCGACATCCCTGAGGCCATCCGCGCGTGGCAGTCCTACAAGGGCAAGCAAAACAAGGTCGGCTTCGCCGACATGCTCGAACGCGTCCACCAGCGGTCGCTGCTCCCGAGCGTTGACTACCTCGTTATCGACGAGTTCCAGGACATCACGACGCTCCAGTACGCGGTGTACGAGGAGTGGAAACAGCACATGAAACACGTCCTCATCGCGGGTGACGACGACCAGGTCGTCTACGCGTGGCAGGGCGCAGACCCGAAACTCCTGCTCGAAGAGGAGGGCGAAGACGTGATTCTCCCGAACTCCTACCGGCTGCCGTCGAAGATTCTGAACGTCGTCCAACACGAGATTCGCCACATCGAAGAGCGCCAGGAGAAGAAGCTTCGGCCGCGGAAGGAAGGCGGCATCGTCGAAGCGATGAGTTCGCCCTCCATGCTCGACCTCGTGCGCGAACTCCGGCGCACCATCGAAGAAGAGGAAGGCACCATCATGGTGCTGTTCCGGGCGCGCTATCAGATGTTCCAGTTCATGGACGAGTTCATCGACGAAGGGATTCCGTTTCGCGTCCTCACCGACCAGCGCATGTGGACCGACCGCCTCCATCAGTACGTCACCGCGGTCGAAGCCATCGACGCGGGCGAGAACGTAGATGGGTTGCAAGCACGCCGACTCGCCAACATGCTCGCGGATTCGGCGTTCGGCACGAACGACCGCGATGCGCTGTTCGAGGCCATTGAGGACGCGAAAGAGGAACACGACGAAGACGACCTCACGAATCTCGAATTCGAGCCGGATTTCATCCGCGAATTCGCGCCGTTCGTCCCCGCACCCGTGTCTGCCGCAGACATGCTCCGGAAAGTGACGTCCTTCCAGAGGCGCTCGCTCAAAGCCTACTTCGCGGGTGATTACCAGCACTTAGACCGCGAGAACGTTCGTGTGGGCACTATCCACTCCGCGAAAGGTCGTGAGGCAGACCACGTGTTCGTCGCCACCGACCTCACCGAGAAGGTCGTCGAACAGATGGCCGCGCTCCTCGAACAAGAGGGGCGCATCCCCGAGGGCATCGAGTTCACAAAGCGCACGAGTCCAATTCCGATTATGACCGACAACGAGCGGCGTGTGTTCTACGTCGGGATGAGCCGTGCGCGCGAACGCCTCGTCATGATGGAAAATCTCGTGGACGGCGCGCCGACACTCCCGATTGACGTGTTGCTCCACAACCGTCCGGTCGAAAAGCCGCTCGCAGAACTGCTCGAAGAAGCCACAGAACCGCTGTCTGCCGACTGA
- a CDS encoding DUF7533 family protein, with product MGKGILGTIQLAIALAFAIPVGLLGLDMLTRGEHLIGGGFIGLAILMIAIEEYITTPGDLPGMAAEKVAGAVVKEKDDE from the coding sequence ATGGGAAAGGGCATTCTCGGAACCATCCAGTTGGCCATCGCGCTCGCCTTCGCCATCCCCGTGGGCTTGCTCGGCCTCGATATGCTCACGAGAGGAGAGCACCTCATCGGCGGCGGCTTCATCGGCCTCGCGATTCTAATGATTGCAATCGAGGAGTACATCACGACGCCCGGCGACCTGCCAGGGATGGCTGCAGAGAAGGTCGCGGGCGCAGTGGTCAAAGAGAAAGACGACGAGTAA
- a CDS encoding riboflavin synthase, with protein sequence MFTGIVETTGDVLAVTDTDGGRRLKLGAPFTDLHHGQSISVNGACLTVEEFGDGWFSVFLLRETVSRTAFDAIEEGDVVNLERAMPADGRFDGHIVQGHVDGTAEIRRIDQLGDDWEFEISLPEDSAKYVVEKGSITVDGISLTVASREDDSFTVAIIPTTYDLTNLSEKQVGDRVHLEVDVIAKYVEQLL encoded by the coding sequence ATGTTCACCGGAATCGTCGAAACGACGGGTGACGTACTCGCCGTCACCGACACCGACGGCGGCCGACGGCTGAAACTCGGCGCGCCCTTTACTGACCTCCACCACGGCCAATCCATCAGCGTCAACGGAGCCTGTCTCACCGTCGAAGAATTTGGCGACGGCTGGTTCTCCGTGTTCCTCCTCAGAGAAACCGTCTCGCGTACCGCGTTTGATGCCATCGAAGAAGGCGACGTGGTCAACTTAGAGCGCGCCATGCCCGCAGACGGGCGCTTTGACGGCCACATCGTCCAAGGGCACGTCGATGGCACCGCCGAGATTCGCCGCATCGACCAGCTCGGCGACGACTGGGAGTTCGAAATTTCGCTGCCCGAAGACTCGGCCAAATACGTCGTCGAGAAGGGGTCGATTACCGTCGATGGAATCTCGCTCACGGTCGCCTCGCGCGAGGACGACTCGTTTACGGTTGCCATCATCCCGACGACCTACGACCTCACGAACCTCTCAGAGAAACAGGTCGGTGACCGCGTCCACCTCGAAGTGGATGTCATCGCGAAGTACGTAGAACAGTTGCTTTAG